The proteins below are encoded in one region of Hordeum vulgare subsp. vulgare chromosome 3H, MorexV3_pseudomolecules_assembly, whole genome shotgun sequence:
- the LOC123445500 gene encoding WAT1-related protein At5g64700-like — protein sequence MESALPVSSAHPTVAAGASSSCRLPSPILHAASKGYTENKRGGLVSRSVNKVCASPGQDTDTDAVVEIQGGSRWKPALCVIFVELFNTGTILLGKVALDGGMFVFSLLCYRSFLASIFIIPFALFFESGKWRELNMTTLGWLFINAFVGYSLPMALYYYGLRDTAASYAVIFSSLTPLFTFILSIMLGMEKLRLKSKDGSAKVIGVFVCFGGALLISLYKGKELHLWSSIIRGTPKDSNGAAGTHHLRGTLILLGAFSSYALWYPIQVKVLKVYPWKHWSSVLTCVLGGVQTFTIGIIISRHKLAWQIGWNIQLLTIVYSAALGTAAKYWLNLYAVEKRGPVFPAMFSTLSTVFTMILGTLLLGESLTVGSLLGSAFVFGGLYIYLYGKANEQRAKAASVTGMQKEEDKEIMRSAVAALQATPHSLQSATTEQRPHPVLLESSVIQFDEELGAGVSK from the exons ATGGAGAGTGCGTTGCCCGTCTCTTCCGCTCACCCTACGGTGGCCGCCGGAGCTTCCAGCTCGTGCCGGCTTCCCTCTCCAATCCTCCACGCGGCCTCAAAGGGATACACTGAGAACAAGCGAGGCGGCCTTGTCAGCCGTAGTGTTAATAAAGTATGTGCGTCCCCAGGCCAAGACACGGACACGGACGCCGTCGTGGAGATCCAAG GAGGCAGCAGATGGAAACCAGCTCTATGTGTGATCTTTGTGGAGCTGTTCAACACAGGGACTATACTGCTAGGCAAGGTCGCACTTGATGGTGGCATGTTCGTCTTCTCATTGCTATGTTATCGAAGTTTTCTTGCTTCTATTTTCATCATACCGTTTGCTCTATTCTTCGAAAG TGGGAAGtggagggaattgaatatgacgaCTCTTGGATGGCTCTTCATCAATGCTTTTGTCGG ATATTCGTTGCCCATGGCTTTGTACTACTATGGACTACGGGACACAGCTGCCTCCTATGCTGTGATATTCTCAAGTTTGACTCCACTTTTCACTTTTATCTTGTCGATAATGCTGGG GATGGAGAAGTTGCGCCTAAAATCCAAGGACGGCAGTGCGAAAGTGATTGGAGTATTCGTTTGTTTTGGTGGGGCTCTACTAATAAGTCTTTACAAAGGAAAGGAATTGCATCTCTGGTCTTCAATTATAAGAGGGACCCCAAAAGATTCTAATGGAGCTGCTGGAACGCATCATTTGAGGGGCACCTTGATTTTGCTTGGTGCTTTCAGCAGCTATGCACTTTGGTACCCTATACAG GTGAAAGTTTTAAAGGTGTACCCATGGAAACATTGGTCCTCTGTGTTGACATGTGTTCTGGGTGGTGTACAAACTTTCACCATCGGAATAATTATTAGCAGGCACAAACTTGCCTGGCAAATAGGATGGAACATTCAACTACTAACCATTGTGTACTCG GCTGCACTTGGCACAGCGGCCAAGTACTGGCTAAACCTATATGCTGTTGAAAAGCGGGGGCCTGTTTTTCCAGCCATGTTCAGCACCTTATCGACGGTCTTCACCATGATTTTAGGAACGTTATTGCTAGGTGAAAGCCTTACTGTTGGGAG CTTGTTGGGCAGTGCTTTTGTTTTCGGAGGTCTATACATATACCTCTATGGAAAGGCCAATGAACAACGCGCGAAGGCGGCATCGGTTACAG GGATGCAAAAAGAGGAGGACAAAGAGATTATGCGGTCTGCTGTGGCTGCATTGCAGGCGACGCCCCACTCCTTGCAGTCTGCGACGACTGAGCAGAGGCCACATCCGGTGCTGTTAGAGAGCTCTGTTATCCAGTTTGACGAGGAGCTGGGGGCTGGGGTTTCCAAGTGA